One Sagittula stellata E-37 genomic window carries:
- a CDS encoding DUF4166 domain-containing protein, translating to MAGLPPACKALHAGFGAFDGRITVTPADTRGMRLLARVMGLPPAARNVPFRLVTEPDGQGARWIREIGETRMVSRLFATVDGLLAERLGLARVDTRLVTEAGGLRLVTERVAMLGMPVPRALWPRVVAREWQDGGLYRFDVAIALPLLGRLVSYTGQLDTLPTQNDPAQVQPSQDL from the coding sequence ATGGCGGGGTTGCCGCCCGCCTGCAAGGCCCTGCATGCGGGGTTCGGAGCGTTCGATGGACGGATCACCGTGACGCCGGCCGACACTCGCGGGATGCGGTTGCTGGCCAGGGTGATGGGTCTGCCTCCTGCCGCCCGGAACGTGCCGTTCCGGCTGGTGACCGAACCCGACGGGCAAGGCGCGCGGTGGATACGTGAGATCGGGGAAACCCGCATGGTCTCTCGCCTGTTCGCCACCGTCGACGGATTGCTGGCCGAGCGCCTGGGGCTGGCGCGGGTCGATACGCGCCTTGTGACCGAGGCGGGTGGCCTGAGACTGGTGACGGAGCGCGTGGCAATGCTGGGCATGCCTGTACCCCGAGCGCTTTGGCCCCGCGTGGTTGCGCGGGAATGGCAGGACGGCGGACTTTACCGTTTCGATGTTGCCATCGCCCTGCCGCTGCTCGGGAGGCTCGTGTCCTACACCGGGCAACTCGATACGCTGCCGACGCAAAACGACCCGGCGCAGGTTCAGCCGTCGCAGGACTTGTAG
- a CDS encoding thiol-disulfide oxidoreductase DCC family protein has translation MRPALRPPYSYRDDPEVPSFDDDCILVVMDGDCALCSATARRIARLDRDDMVRICTAQSPLGRGLLGHYQLSPDDPDSWLMLHEGRARGSLDAIVALFPKLHHGFVPLRVLGVLPVGVQDWLYARIARNRYHFGKTDLCALPDPELLRRLIS, from the coding sequence ATGCGCCCCGCACTGCGTCCGCCCTATTCCTACCGCGACGACCCGGAGGTTCCGTCCTTCGACGATGACTGCATCCTCGTGGTCATGGACGGGGACTGCGCGCTCTGCTCGGCCACGGCGCGGCGGATCGCGCGGCTGGACCGCGATGATATGGTCCGCATTTGCACGGCGCAGTCGCCCTTGGGGCGCGGTTTGCTCGGCCACTACCAGCTTTCGCCGGACGATCCCGACAGTTGGCTGATGCTGCACGAGGGCCGGGCGCGCGGGTCGCTCGATGCCATCGTGGCGCTGTTCCCAAAGCTGCATCACGGTTTCGTGCCGCTGCGGGTGCTCGGGGTTCTGCCGGTGGGTGTGCAGGACTGGCTCTATGCCCGGATTGCCCGCAACCGGTATCACTTCGGCAAGACCGACCTCTGCGCCTTGCCCGATCCCGAGCTGCTGCGGCGGCTGATCTCTTGA
- a CDS encoding orotate phosphoribosyltransferase: MIPSTYPSAEEMARLTARMLWEIEAVSFMQDEPFKLASGQLSPVYIDCRKLISFPRIRSTLMDFLTVTVMRNAGFEAFDNIAGGETAGIPFAALVAERMALPMTYVRKKPKGYGRNARIEGAMTEGQRVLLVEDLTTDGGSKLSFVDAIRETGATCAHTAVIFYYGIFPETIKTLGDHGVSLHHLCTWWEVLAEAPEKHAGVLSEVESFLKDPHAWRAARAGT, encoded by the coding sequence ATGATCCCCTCGACCTACCCTTCCGCCGAAGAAATGGCCCGCCTGACCGCGCGCATGCTTTGGGAGATCGAGGCGGTGAGCTTCATGCAGGATGAACCGTTCAAGCTGGCGTCCGGGCAGCTCTCGCCGGTTTACATCGACTGCCGCAAGCTGATCTCCTTCCCGCGCATCCGCTCGACCCTGATGGACTTTCTCACGGTGACGGTGATGCGCAACGCAGGCTTCGAGGCGTTCGACAACATCGCCGGCGGCGAGACGGCGGGCATTCCCTTTGCCGCTCTGGTGGCCGAACGCATGGCCCTGCCGATGACTTACGTCCGCAAGAAACCGAAGGGCTACGGCCGCAACGCGCGGATCGAGGGCGCCATGACGGAGGGCCAGCGTGTACTGCTGGTCGAGGACCTGACCACCGACGGCGGATCGAAACTGTCCTTCGTCGATGCGATCCGCGAAACCGGCGCGACCTGCGCCCATACGGCGGTGATCTTCTACTACGGCATCTTCCCCGAAACGATCAAAACGCTGGGCGATCACGGCGTGTCGTTGCATCACCTGTGCACATGGTGGGAGGTTCTCGCCGAAGCGCCGGAGAAGCACGCGGGCGTCCTGTCGGAGGTCGAGTCGTTCCTGAAGGACCCCCACGCATGGCGCGCAGCCCGCGCCGGGACCTGA
- a CDS encoding replicative DNA helicase, with protein sequence MNEITTINPTGVHVDAAETMPHSIEAEQQLLGAILTDNDIFDRVASIIRAEHFYDPVHTRIFEIAAARVAKNNLASPVTLKAFMADDEGLQELGGAAYLARLAASAVSTFAVRDYAQMIYDLSVRRDLIRLGREISDKAAKVDVASEPKEQIVEAEQKLYKMAEQGNAESGFQSFLRAVTEAVNVANAAYQREGGLAGISTGLIDMDKKLGGLHPSDLLILAGRPSMGKTSLATNIAFNIAKAYKKGQRPDGTVGALDGGVVGFFSLEMSAEQLAGRILAEASEISSHKIRQGDMEEHEFRRFVEAAKELEACPLYIDDTPALPISQVAARSRRLKRTHGLDLIIVDYLQLLRGTAENRVQEIAEISMGLKAIAKELNIPVIALSQLSRQVESREDKRPQLSDLRESGSIEQDADVVMFVFREEYYVEREKPSDDRLDEMVAWQERMSRLHGKAEVIIGKQRHGPIGTVELSFESQFTRFGNLVKPWQEG encoded by the coding sequence ATGAACGAGATAACGACGATCAATCCGACCGGCGTTCACGTCGACGCCGCCGAGACCATGCCGCACTCCATCGAGGCCGAACAGCAGCTTCTGGGCGCGATCCTGACCGACAACGACATCTTCGACCGCGTTGCGTCGATCATCCGGGCCGAGCATTTCTACGACCCGGTGCACACCCGAATCTTCGAGATCGCCGCCGCGCGCGTCGCCAAGAACAACCTCGCCTCGCCGGTCACGCTCAAGGCCTTTATGGCAGACGACGAAGGCCTTCAGGAACTGGGCGGCGCGGCTTACCTTGCGCGTCTGGCGGCTTCTGCCGTTTCCACCTTCGCGGTGCGGGACTATGCGCAGATGATCTATGACCTGTCGGTGCGCCGCGATCTGATCCGCCTCGGGCGCGAGATCTCCGACAAGGCCGCCAAGGTCGATGTCGCCTCCGAACCGAAGGAGCAGATCGTCGAGGCCGAGCAGAAGCTCTACAAGATGGCCGAACAGGGCAACGCGGAGTCCGGGTTCCAGTCCTTCCTGCGCGCGGTGACGGAGGCGGTGAACGTCGCAAACGCCGCGTATCAGCGCGAAGGCGGTCTTGCCGGCATCTCCACCGGCCTCATTGACATGGACAAGAAGCTGGGCGGCCTGCACCCGTCCGACCTGTTGATCCTCGCCGGGCGTCCTTCGATGGGGAAGACCTCGCTGGCCACCAACATCGCCTTCAACATCGCCAAGGCGTATAAGAAGGGCCAGCGTCCCGACGGCACGGTCGGCGCGCTGGACGGTGGCGTGGTCGGTTTCTTCTCGCTCGAAATGAGCGCCGAGCAGCTCGCAGGCCGTATCCTCGCCGAGGCGTCCGAGATCTCCTCCCACAAGATCCGGCAGGGCGACATGGAGGAGCACGAGTTCCGCCGTTTCGTCGAGGCCGCCAAGGAACTGGAGGCCTGCCCGCTTTATATCGACGACACGCCCGCGCTGCCGATCAGCCAGGTCGCGGCCAGGTCCCGTCGTCTGAAGCGAACCCATGGGCTTGACCTCATCATCGTCGACTACCTTCAGCTTCTGCGCGGCACCGCCGAAAACCGGGTGCAGGAGATTGCCGAAATCTCCATGGGTCTCAAGGCGATAGCGAAGGAACTTAACATCCCGGTAATCGCCCTGTCACAGCTTTCGCGTCAGGTGGAAAGCCGCGAGGACAAGCGGCCCCAGTTGTCGGACCTTCGGGAATCGGGCTCCATCGAGCAGGACGCCGACGTCGTGATGTTCGTGTTCCGCGAAGAATACTATGTAGAACGCGAGAAGCCCTCTGATGACCGTCTGGACGAAATGGTCGCCTGGCAGGAGCGCATGTCCCGCCTGCATGGCAAGGCCGAGGTCATCATCGGCAAGCAGCGTCACGGCCCCATCGGCACGGTCGAACTGTCCTTCGAAAGCCAGTTCACCCGCTTCGGCAACCTCGTGAAGCCCTGGCAGGAAGGTTGA
- a CDS encoding adenosylcobinamide-GDP ribazoletransferase, which translates to MKDTLRLEAELFRLALGEVTRIVPPARDDVSEDLLVRSVKYQPVIGALVGCLGAAVLWLAGLVLPAAAAVLVAIVAIMLVSGVRDELGLSVAVDALARETGREAVLARMARGAGPRGGLAVGLTLALKVVLLVSFPPGVAAVALIAGMGLGRMAAVHTAASTVSARKRGMEVLLPGVTPDGYRVALAGTILAVLALEFVAGAWAGVAAGIGAIALGQAFRIFALRRLGGYTAEILGGAALLGELGTYLGLAVVL; encoded by the coding sequence ATGAAGGACACGCTGCGGCTGGAGGCCGAACTTTTCAGGCTGGCGCTGGGAGAGGTGACACGGATCGTGCCGCCGGCGCGCGACGACGTGTCCGAGGATCTTCTGGTGCGCTCGGTCAAGTATCAGCCGGTGATCGGCGCCTTGGTCGGGTGCCTGGGGGCTGCGGTTCTGTGGCTGGCGGGCTTGGTTCTTCCGGCGGCAGCGGCCGTGCTGGTTGCGATTGTCGCGATCATGCTGGTCAGCGGTGTGCGCGACGAGCTGGGACTTTCCGTCGCGGTCGATGCCCTGGCCCGAGAGACGGGCCGCGAAGCGGTGCTGGCGCGCATGGCGCGGGGCGCGGGGCCACGCGGCGGACTTGCGGTTGGCCTGACGCTGGCTCTCAAGGTTGTGCTGCTTGTGTCCTTCCCACCGGGCGTGGCGGCGGTGGCTCTGATCGCGGGGATGGGGCTGGGCCGCATGGCTGCGGTCCACACGGCGGCAAGCACCGTCTCTGCGCGCAAACGGGGCATGGAGGTTCTGTTGCCCGGCGTGACGCCCGACGGCTACCGCGTCGCGCTGGCAGGCACAATCCTGGCCGTGCTGGCGTTGGAGTTCGTGGCGGGTGCCTGGGCCGGTGTCGCCGCCGGTATCGGTGCCATCGCTTTGGGCCAGGCATTCCGAATCTTCGCCCTCAGGCGATTGGGGGGATACACGGCGGAAATCCTCGGCGGTGCGGCGCTGCTGGGGGAGCTTGGCACCTACCTGGGCCTGGCGGTCGTGCTCTGA
- the alr gene encoding alanine racemase — protein MAMARLTIDLGALRANWTALAALSEGETGAVVKADAYGLGAEKCAPVLAAAGARTFFVAIAEEGLRLRRILGPGPEICVFSGHMPGDRDAIRDADLVPMINSIDQMLMHVEGLPGHPFGIQLDSGMNRLGMEPAEWSALRDIALAQNPRLVMSHLACADEPDHAMNARQLAAFRDMTDGIDAPRSLGATGGTLLGPEYHFDMTRPGVGLYGGLPFVDAQPVVSLDIPVIQTRDVLPGETVGYGNTWTASAPSRVATIAGGYADGIHRAMGSAAYVWAGETRCKILGRISMDLIAVDVTGLPELPDHVELIGLHQGVDTLADWAGTIGYEVLTSLGARYDRSYTGA, from the coding sequence ATGGCCATGGCGAGACTGACAATCGACCTGGGCGCGCTCCGCGCCAACTGGACTGCCCTCGCCGCCCTGTCGGAGGGCGAGACGGGCGCCGTCGTCAAGGCGGACGCCTATGGCCTCGGCGCCGAGAAATGCGCACCAGTTCTGGCTGCCGCCGGTGCACGGACCTTTTTCGTCGCCATCGCCGAGGAGGGCTTGCGTCTGCGCCGCATCCTCGGTCCCGGCCCCGAAATCTGCGTGTTCTCGGGCCATATGCCCGGCGACCGTGATGCGATACGCGATGCAGACCTCGTGCCGATGATCAACTCCATCGACCAGATGTTGATGCACGTGGAGGGTCTGCCCGGCCATCCCTTCGGCATACAGCTCGACAGCGGCATGAACCGGCTGGGCATGGAACCGGCAGAGTGGTCCGCTCTGCGCGACATCGCCCTCGCCCAGAACCCCCGGCTGGTGATGAGCCACCTCGCCTGCGCGGACGAACCCGATCACGCGATGAACGCCCGGCAACTGGCGGCCTTCCGCGACATGACGGATGGCATCGACGCGCCGCGCTCCCTTGGTGCGACGGGCGGCACCCTGCTGGGGCCGGAATATCATTTCGACATGACGCGCCCCGGTGTCGGCCTCTACGGCGGCCTGCCCTTCGTGGACGCGCAACCGGTCGTCAGCCTCGACATCCCGGTGATCCAGACACGCGACGTGCTGCCCGGTGAAACCGTGGGCTACGGCAACACCTGGACCGCCTCTGCTCCGTCGCGCGTGGCGACAATCGCCGGCGGATATGCCGACGGCATCCACCGCGCCATGGGATCCGCCGCCTACGTCTGGGCCGGAGAGACCCGCTGCAAGATCCTCGGCCGCATCTCCATGGACCTGATCGCCGTCGACGTGACCGGCCTGCCCGAGTTGCCGGACCATGTCGAGCTCATCGGCCTGCATCAGGGTGTGGACACCCTCGCGGACTGGGCGGGAACGATCGGCTACGAGGTGCTCACCTCCCTCGGTGCGCGTTACGACCGCAGCTACACGGGCGCATGA
- a CDS encoding MlaE family ABC transporter permease produces MTLLAPFGWLGRALLHWLAAIGRVTRFGLTALSHTLRPPFYAGEFGAAMMNVGWLSLPVVGLTAFFTGAALALQIYSGGARFNAEAVVPQIVAIGMVRELGPVLVGLMIAARVTSSIAAEIATMKVTEQIDALTTLSTNPMKYLVAPRLLAALLVVPALVGIGDVIGVFGGYAVATGSLGFNPAAYLKNTVDFLEPLDVISSLVKGCAFGGIAALMGCYFGMMSGRGAQGVGRATKGSVEAAAVLILAANFLLTGAFFSL; encoded by the coding sequence ATGACGCTTCTCGCGCCCTTCGGCTGGCTGGGCCGCGCCCTGCTCCATTGGCTCGCCGCCATCGGTCGGGTCACGCGCTTCGGCCTCACAGCGCTCAGCCACACCCTCCGCCCGCCCTTCTACGCGGGCGAATTCGGTGCCGCGATGATGAACGTGGGCTGGCTGTCTCTGCCGGTGGTGGGCCTGACCGCCTTCTTCACCGGCGCCGCACTGGCCCTGCAGATCTACTCCGGTGGCGCCCGGTTCAACGCCGAAGCGGTGGTGCCGCAGATCGTGGCCATCGGCATGGTGCGCGAGCTGGGACCCGTGCTGGTCGGCCTGATGATCGCCGCCCGCGTGACGTCATCCATAGCCGCCGAGATCGCCACCATGAAGGTAACCGAACAGATCGATGCGCTCACCACGCTGTCCACCAACCCGATGAAGTACCTCGTCGCGCCGCGCCTGCTGGCCGCGCTGCTTGTGGTGCCCGCGCTCGTCGGAATCGGCGACGTGATCGGAGTCTTCGGTGGCTACGCGGTGGCCACCGGCTCGCTGGGGTTCAACCCTGCCGCCTACCTGAAGAACACCGTCGATTTCCTCGAACCGCTCGACGTGATCTCCAGCCTCGTGAAAGGCTGCGCCTTCGGCGGCATTGCCGCGCTGATGGGGTGCTACTTCGGCATGATGTCAGGGCGCGGCGCGCAGGGTGTGGGCCGCGCGACCAAGGGCAGCGTCGAGGCCGCAGCTGTCCTGATCCTCGCCGCCAACTTCCTGCTGACCGGGGCCTTCTTCTCGCTATGA
- a CDS encoding ABC transporter ATP-binding protein, translated as MIALHGVTKAFGQNRVLQGVDLEIAQGTSMVIIGGSGTGKSVLLKCILGLVTPDAGTITLDGQDVTTQDKDAFLARFGMLFQGGALFDSLTVWQNVAFRLLRGSLARPKAEAREIAIEKLRRVGLTTDVADRYPAELSGGMQKRVGLARAIAAEPEIIFFDEPTTGLDPIMAGVINDLVREIVTEMGATAMTITHDMTSVRAIADNVAMLHGGTIRWTGPVNELDRSGDAHVDQFIHGRATGPIASVR; from the coding sequence ATGATCGCCCTGCATGGCGTCACCAAGGCCTTCGGCCAGAACCGCGTCCTGCAGGGCGTCGACCTCGAGATCGCGCAGGGCACCTCCATGGTGATCATCGGCGGTTCAGGCACCGGAAAGTCGGTGCTGCTGAAATGTATCCTCGGCCTCGTGACACCTGACGCAGGCACGATCACGCTCGACGGTCAGGACGTCACGACGCAGGACAAGGACGCCTTTCTTGCCCGCTTCGGCATGCTCTTCCAGGGCGGCGCCCTGTTCGACTCACTGACGGTCTGGCAGAACGTCGCCTTCCGCCTGCTGCGCGGCAGCCTCGCCCGCCCGAAGGCAGAGGCCCGCGAAATCGCGATAGAAAAACTGCGGCGCGTCGGTCTGACGACCGACGTGGCCGACCGCTACCCGGCAGAGTTGTCTGGCGGCATGCAAAAACGGGTGGGCCTCGCCCGCGCCATCGCCGCCGAGCCCGAGATCATCTTCTTCGACGAACCGACCACCGGGCTCGATCCGATCATGGCCGGGGTCATCAACGACCTTGTCCGCGAGATCGTGACCGAGATGGGCGCCACCGCCATGACCATCACCCACGATATGACTTCTGTCCGGGCCATCGCGGACAACGTCGCGATGCTGCACGGCGGCACCATCCGCTGGACCGGACCGGTGAACGAGCTTGACCGCTCCGGCGACGCCCACGTCGACCAGTTCATCCACGGCCGCGCGACGGGACCCATAGCATCCGTGCGCTAA
- a CDS encoding HAMP domain-containing sensor histidine kinase has product MDRGDVLSGAAFSAVLRSAFAFVIVLVLFGWLALVYIDRSLIAELGDDVQQRWNIIATDHANEGQDHVVTTVNKVSRVQSNGHHAVALFDTNDSLVAGNILSRPEGRGLQVGALDHVDGSPDDLTHDYVYYSDSLDGTLLVVGQRLDLLYRTKILVFRALTLSGFLIVLTMLSVGYLLSGKSLRRLREIETALSKTSEGDMAVRIPENGGTTQIDRIARQLNQHLDRLSRMVATTRNTAAATAHDLKSPLGRAYLSLGKAMERVEHDEDPSAELADTQDELENMRVIFDSYLQLSRIEAAGQEHLGKRIDLVALAGELADTFALIAEDEGQSLLFDVDAGKDYGVNGDGQMLQQMVVNLLQNAVTHGAEGNVITVRLARAEGCVRFTVADKGPGIPAESKERVFEPFHRLDPSRSKPGSGLGLALVRAIAEKHNGTIALRDNHPGLIVEVTLPATAI; this is encoded by the coding sequence ATGGACCGCGGTGACGTTCTTTCGGGCGCCGCGTTTTCGGCTGTCCTGCGCTCTGCCTTCGCCTTTGTCATCGTGCTGGTTCTTTTCGGCTGGCTGGCTCTGGTCTACATCGACCGAAGCCTGATCGCCGAGTTGGGCGACGATGTGCAGCAGCGCTGGAACATCATCGCCACCGATCACGCGAACGAAGGCCAGGACCACGTTGTCACCACGGTCAACAAGGTCTCGCGCGTGCAGTCCAACGGCCATCATGCGGTTGCGCTTTTCGATACAAACGACAGCCTTGTCGCCGGGAACATTCTGAGCCGTCCGGAAGGACGGGGACTCCAGGTCGGTGCACTGGACCATGTCGACGGTTCGCCGGACGATCTTACCCACGACTACGTCTATTATTCGGATTCGCTGGACGGAACCCTCCTGGTTGTCGGTCAGCGTCTGGACCTGCTCTATCGCACTAAGATCCTCGTCTTTCGCGCCCTGACGTTGAGCGGGTTCCTGATCGTCCTGACCATGCTGTCCGTCGGCTACCTTCTGAGCGGCAAGAGCCTGCGGCGCTTGCGAGAGATCGAGACCGCGCTGTCGAAGACCAGCGAGGGGGACATGGCCGTCCGTATCCCCGAGAACGGGGGCACAACGCAGATCGACCGGATCGCGCGGCAGTTGAACCAGCATCTGGACCGGTTGTCCCGTATGGTGGCAACGACCCGCAACACCGCCGCCGCAACCGCCCACGACCTGAAATCGCCCCTCGGCCGCGCCTATCTTTCGCTGGGCAAGGCCATGGAGAGGGTGGAGCACGACGAGGATCCGTCAGCGGAACTGGCCGACACGCAGGACGAGCTTGAGAACATGCGGGTCATCTTCGACTCCTACCTGCAGTTGTCCCGCATCGAAGCGGCGGGGCAAGAGCATCTTGGCAAAAGGATCGATCTGGTGGCATTGGCTGGGGAACTGGCCGACACCTTCGCCCTGATCGCGGAGGACGAGGGCCAGAGCCTGCTCTTCGACGTGGACGCCGGGAAGGACTACGGGGTCAACGGCGACGGCCAGATGCTTCAGCAGATGGTGGTGAACCTGCTGCAGAACGCCGTCACCCATGGCGCCGAGGGCAACGTCATCACGGTCAGGCTGGCCCGTGCGGAAGGCTGCGTAAGGTTCACCGTTGCCGACAAGGGCCCCGGGATTCCCGCCGAGTCCAAAGAGCGCGTGTTCGAACCGTTCCACCGGCTCGACCCCAGCCGCTCGAAGCCGGGAAGCGGTTTGGGGCTGGCGCTTGTGCGGGCCATCGCCGAGAAGCACAACGGCACCATAGCTCTCAGGGATAACCACCCGGGCCTGATCGTCGAGGTGACCTTGCCTGCCACCGCCATTTGA